CGATCAGGAAAACCTGGACCAGGATGCGATGGCCGACGAGTGGGCCGCCGCCCTGGCCGAACAGGACGACACCGGCGGCGGTGACGGCCAGGCCGAAGTTGCGGCTCAGGTGTCCAAGCCGGAACTCGATCAGTTCGAGAGCGCCACGGTGCCGGCCGGCAGCGATGAAGCCAATCTCGATCTGATCCTGGACATCCCGGTCACCATCGCGATGGAAATCGGCCGCACCCGGATCAGTATCCGCAACCTGCTGCAGCTCAACCAGGGGTCGGTGGTGGAACTGGACCGGCTGGCGGGGGAGCCGATGGACGTGCTGGTCAACGGCACCCTGGTGGCGCACGGCGAGGTGGTGGTGGTCAACGAGAAGTTCGGTATCCGCCTGACCGACGTGGTCAGTCCGGCGGAACGGGTGAAGAAGCTGAAATGATGTCGTTTCCCGCACGCATCACGGTGACGCTGGCGCTGCTGTGGCCGCTGACGCTGCAGGCATCCGAGGGCCGGCAGGCCGCCGAGTCCCTGAACGATCCCATGGCCTGGTCCAACCTGCTGCAGGTCCTGCTGGGCCTGGTGGCGGTGATCGTCCTCATGTTGATCTTTGCCTGGCTGATGCGGCGCATGTCCGGTTTCCAGGGCGGCGTGCCCGGGGCCATGCGCGTGCTCGGCGGCCTGTCCATGGGCGCGCGCGAGAAGGTGGTGCTGATCCAGGTCGGCGAGACCCAGCTGGTGCTGGGCGTGGCGCCGGGTCGGGTCCAGACCCTGCATGTGCTGGAGGAGAAGATCGAGACCCCGGTGCGCGAGGGCGCCGGCATGAACAGCTTCGCCCGCAATCTGCAGCAGGCACTGAGCCGGGGAGACAGGTCATGAGACTGCGCGGCCTGATCAGCCTGCTGCTGCTGTTGCTGCCGGTGGCCTCGCTGGCCGAACCGGGCATTGCGGCCTTCCGCATGGAGAACAATCCGGACGGCAGCGAGACCTATTCCATCAGTATCCAGGTGCTCGCCATCATGACGGCGATCACCTTCCTGCCGGCGGCGCTGATGATGATGACCTCCTTCACCCGCATCCTGATCGTGCTGTCCATCCTGCGCCAGGCGCTGGGCACCATGCAGACGCCTTCGACCCAGATCCTGATCGGTCTGTCGCTGTTCCTGACCTTCTTCATCATGGTGCCGGTGTTCGACGAGGTCTACACCGAGGCGGTCAAGCCCTATCTCAACGAGGAACTGGCGCCGGACGAGGCGCTGGCACGCGCCGCCGAGCCGTTCCATGCCTTCATGCTGGCGCAGACGCGCGAATCCGATCTGGAGACCTTCTCCGACATTGCCCGGGCCGAGCCGGTCGAACGCGCCGAGGACATTCCCTTCTCGCTGCTGCTGCCCTCGTTCGTCACCAGCGAACTGAAG
This sequence is a window from Thiohalobacter thiocyanaticus. Protein-coding genes within it:
- the fliP gene encoding flagellar type III secretion system pore protein FliP (The bacterial flagellar biogenesis protein FliP forms a type III secretion system (T3SS)-type pore required for flagellar assembly.), which encodes MRLRGLISLLLLLLPVASLAEPGIAAFRMENNPDGSETYSISIQVLAIMTAITFLPAALMMMTSFTRILIVLSILRQALGTMQTPSTQILIGLSLFLTFFIMVPVFDEVYTEAVKPYLNEELAPDEALARAAEPFHAFMLAQTRESDLETFSDIARAEPVERAEDIPFSLLLPSFVTSELKTAFQIGFLIMIPFLVIDLVIASLLMSMGMMMLSPMIISLPFKIMLFVLVDGWSLIMGTLASSFYIAS
- the fliO gene encoding flagellar biosynthetic protein FliO; the protein is MMSFPARITVTLALLWPLTLQASEGRQAAESLNDPMAWSNLLQVLLGLVAVIVLMLIFAWLMRRMSGFQGGVPGAMRVLGGLSMGAREKVVLIQVGETQLVLGVAPGRVQTLHVLEEKIETPVREGAGMNSFARNLQQALSRGDRS
- the fliN gene encoding flagellar motor switch protein FliN, whose protein sequence is MSDDQENLDQDAMADEWAAALAEQDDTGGGDGQAEVAAQVSKPELDQFESATVPAGSDEANLDLILDIPVTIAMEIGRTRISIRNLLQLNQGSVVELDRLAGEPMDVLVNGTLVAHGEVVVVNEKFGIRLTDVVSPAERVKKLK